TTCCAATCAATTCGAAGTCACGACTGACAGGTTCTGAAAAAGAATTCAATTTCTTAGCATGTGCTTCAATCCCATTAACGGATGTATTTAATTCGAGTAGAAATCCAGTAGTTTTTCTGGACGATAGGGTAAATTGATCTATTCTATTAACGAGCGCGACTATGGAGTTGGCGGTTTCAGTAATAGTTTGAGAGGTATTATCCGCTTGTTTTAATAGGCGTGCCGAGGCACTGGCAATTTCTTCAGATAAAGATTCCGTCTCCTGAATAGACGAATAGTACTTATAAATGGACTTTATTGAACCTTCAATACACATGGCAATTTCTGAAATCGTTGAATTCATTTGTGCGACGGAAGACCCGCTGAAGTCAATATATGAGGGTTGTCTCCTAGCTCCCTTAGCTGCAAATTGTGATATAGTTTTGATCTGGTCCGATACTGAATTAAGATTTTGGGTTACTCCTTCAATATTCTTAACCATGGACATTAAGTTTTGCGACATTTTAGCAAGCGCCTTGGCAAGAACTCCTATCTCATCCTTTGAATCAATTTTTAAAGTTTTCGTAAAATCACCTTCAGAAAATGTTTTTGCCATCTGCAACAAAATACCGATCGATTTTGTAATGGTTCTAGACATAAAAGTAGAAATATAAATTGACGTCAGGAGACAAATTAGAGAAACTAGGGCAACTAATCCCATGGATTCTACGGGTTTCTTGCCTTTGCCACGAGTTTGACTTTCAATGTCCACCAATAGACGCCTATGCTTTTCTCCTAATTTATTAACCTCTATCTCTAAGTTTCGAATGCTGATTTGGTAATTATTTGTAATTGCCTTAATTTTGGTTTGAAATAGTTTATATTTTCCTTCATCAATAAACTGAAAGTCTCCCTTAAATCCATCGAGATAAATAGAAAAATCGCTTTTTGCTGACAAGAGGATTGTCCTGTCTTCGTCCTCAATAATCAACATTTCAAGTTCTGAAAGTCGTAAGTTAATGTTATCTCGCTCTTTGATCCAACCCCGCTTAAAATCTGCCACCTTTTGTTTATTCTCAATGTTCGAAAATATTTTATTTTCAAAGATTGTTAAACTATGAATTTCAGCAAGAGCCAGTTGTGTGTTTTCCACTATTTTTGCTTCTCGGTAAACCACTTGAAGCAACTGCTGATTCTTTTCCAACATGCTATTGATTCCGTAGTATCCAGAAAACGCTACAAGACTAAGCATTAGGATTATCACTCCAAATGCGAGTGCCAATTTTTTTCTTATAGAGAAAGTTTCAATATTAAACACTATTAACTTAAGTTGAGCGCCGGATATGTTTACGAGTAATCACATTACTGCGCTAGTTCTATCTATCAACTTGTCGGTCCCCTTTCCCTTAAGAAAATTCCTAACTTTCTATCTGCTCTATTGACATGTTTTATAATCCAGTCACTGACGATTTCGGACATCAACATAGCGAATCGGAGAGTAGTTTCTTCCTT
This window of the Nitrospirota bacterium genome carries:
- a CDS encoding methyl-accepting chemotaxis protein, producing MFNIETFSIRKKLALAFGVIILMLSLVAFSGYYGINSMLEKNQQLLQVVYREAKIVENTQLALAEIHSLTIFENKIFSNIENKQKVADFKRGWIKERDNINLRLSELEMLIIEDEDRTILLSAKSDFSIYLDGFKGDFQFIDEGKYKLFQTKIKAITNNYQISIRNLEIEVNKLGEKHRRLLVDIESQTRGKGKKPVESMGLVALVSLICLLTSIYISTFMSRTITKSIGILLQMAKTFSEGDFTKTLKIDSKDEIGVLAKALAKMSQNLMSMVKNIEGVTQNLNSVSDQIKTISQFAAKGARRQPSYIDFSGSSVAQMNSTISEIAMCIEGSIKSIYKYYSSIQETESLSEEIASASARLLKQADNTSQTITETANSIVALVNRIDQFTLSSRKTTGFLLELNTSVNGIEAHAKKLNSFSEPVSRDFELIGSANAEKTFEGVKRIKDSVHLLGHVLHELRQRSAQIGKIVIVLEQVSKQSKLLALNLAITVSRGGDQKIESGDIINEIKKLGDRTAESTNEISELTSKVQLKVPKSFYASQIHFASIENGIQLSSESENGSKRIVENTDKMQVNSQKFEIARSEQVVQIRQMNLALEQINNMFHIISSSTGQQEKESELIFHFALEIKESARMVQKLLRGYCKGSIQMKEVVENADDGAKQISRPIEERKQDTDYNSDSMEEIDRASHETVQLAQDLDRLVPLLVQQVNVLKSEIERYKI